In one window of Erythrolamprus reginae isolate rEryReg1 chromosome 1, rEryReg1.hap1, whole genome shotgun sequence DNA:
- the RNF146 gene encoding E3 ubiquitin-protein ligase RNF146, with product MAGCGELDHSINMLPTNKKANESCSNGTPSLMVPECAICLQTCVHPVSLPCKHVFCYLCVKGASWLGKRCALCRQEIPEDFLDKPTLLSPEELKAASRGNGEYAWYYEGRNGWWQYDERTSRELEDAFSKGKKSTEMLIAGFLYVADLENMVQYRRNEHGRRRKIKRDIIDIPKKGVAGLRLDCDSTAINLARESSADGADSIPPLGAAAAAAGQPPATVRPLPTLDGQLTSPATPSPEESTLENALANLQINEDSLVERSHRGEGEEDHESLSSGRMQVIDTSIEETESDASSDSEDLSAQFQLPVPSAQQRHLNGNQPALDRPVAGSGVGNTTVRSRRPDGQCTITEV from the coding sequence ATGGCTGGTTGTGGTGAACTTGATCACTCAATCAATATGCTTCCAACAAACAAAAAGGCAAACGAATCATGTTCAAATGGAACGCCATCTCTTATGGTTCCTGAATGTGCCATCTGCCTGCAAACGTGTGTCCACCCTGTGAGTCTGCCCTGCAAACACGTCTTCTGCTATCTGTGTGTAAAAGGAGCTTCCTGGTTGGGAAAGCGGTGTGCGCTCTGTCGGCAGGAGATTCCAGAGGACTTtcttgataaaccaactttgctATCGCCTGAGGAACTCAAAGCAGCCAGTAGAGGCAATGGGGAATATGCTTGGTATTATGAAGGCAGAAATGGCTGGTGGCAATATGATGAACGTACCAGTAGGGAATTGGAAGATGCATTTTCTAAAGGTAAAAAGAGCACTGAAATGTTAATTGCTGGTTTCTTATATGTGGCAGATCTTGAGAACATGGTGCAGTATAGGAGAAATGAGCATGGACGTCGCAGGAAAATAAAACGGGACATAATAGATATTCCAAAGAAGGGAGTGGCTGGGCTTAGGTTGGACTGTGACTCTACTGCTATCAATCTAGCCAGAGAGAGCTCTGCAGATGGTGCAGACAGTATACCACCGCtaggggctgctgctgctgctgctgggcagCCTCCAGCAACTGTTAGACCCCTTCCTACACTAGATGGTCAGCTGACGAGTCCTGCAACACCATCACCTGAGGAAAGCACTCTAGAGAACGCTCTTGCCAACTTGCAAATCAATGAAGACAGTTTGGTTGAAAGGAGCcataggggggagggggaggaagaccaTGAATCACTATCTTCTGGTAGGATGCAAGTAATTGACACCTCCATAGAGGAAACAGAATCGGATGCTAGCAGTGATAGTGAGGATTTGTCTGCCCAATTTCAGCTGCCTGTACCCTCTGCTCAGCAGAGACATCTGAATGGAAATCAGCCAGCCTTGGATAGACCAGTGGCAGGCAGTGGGGTGGGAAATACCACTGTGAGATCAAGGCGGCCTGATGGACAGTGCACAATAACAGAAGTCTAA